A single Corticium candelabrum chromosome 12, ooCorCand1.1, whole genome shotgun sequence DNA region contains:
- the LOC134188034 gene encoding uncharacterized protein LOC134188034, which yields MGQNKSSMADDSVRFQSHLHTTPSSAARMSTRQPIKPDPLELQPVKQTADRLRADIAHTGNLDPFDDFLPSRPRAAMTTLHSPHMSADGTSNVLDGLEIISVDEPEGNGRKPIAAAAAAAAAREGVGAVSEMSDEEIAWKLWREENEAVQQRLPGRYHADDEQLARILQEEFDLEARHIREQNVIAQIEEPMPQHGIRIIQDSQRRSVPVMNNLQSTPLSDHAKEKDGVHIESEHHRMREQLDRDLLDIDTPEQARKTQGTTDTSTESSLDEITTEDVHQELINPLSLNNSTSQDYVQLSEDRRAAVADTPLSMINDFRSEITIDDEEQPTLEIIESTHLPRSQRERVELPTPPLQHRFARPGQADVEEHPLLQLIRAMRSPTSFEDLIDIEERLGCMMRGADERMIRSTTFAHKFIKGSAGEDNKCTVCMCEFVEKEDVRRLPCMHLYHVECIDEWLKRNRICPVCRVRIDAQ from the exons ATGGGCCAGAACAAATCGAGCATGGCAGATGATTCAGTTCGATTTCAG AGCCATCTTCACACAACACCGTCTTCAGCTGCCCGGATGTCTACAAGACAGCCAATCAAGCCGGATCCGTTGGAGCTGCAgccagtcaaacaaacagcagacagactcCGCGCTGACATTGCACATACGGGTAACTTGGACCCCTTTGATGATTTTCTTCCCAGCAGGCCAAGAGCTGCGATGACGACACTTCACTCGCCTCACATGTCGGCTGACGGCACATCTAACGTTTTGGATGGTTTAGAAATTATTTCTGTTGACGAGCCGGAAGGAAATGGAAGGAAACCgattgctgctgctgctgctgctgctgctgcaagaGAAGGCGTGGGCGCGGTCAGTGAAATGAGTGACGAAGAAATTGCTTGGAAATTGTGGCGTGAGGAGAATGAAGCTGTACAGCAACGTTTGCCTGGTAGATATCATGCCGATGATGAGCAGCTGGCGAGAATTCTGCAAGAAGAGTTTGATCTAGAAG CGAGGCATATACGAGAGCAAAATGTCATTGCTCAG ATTGAAGAACCTATGCCACAACATGGAATTAGGATAATTCAGGATAGTCAGAGACGATCAGTCCCAGTAATGAATAATTTGCAG TCTACACCTCTGTCAGATCATGCTAAGGAGAAGGATGGTGTACACATAGAATCAGAGCATCATCGCATGAGAGAACAACTAGACAGGGACTTGCTCGACATAGACACTCCAGAGCAAGCAAGGAAGACACAAGGAACAACAGACACGTCAACAGAATCATCTCTAGATGAAATAACTACGGAAGACGTACATCAA GAACTAATTAATCCATTGAGTTTGAACAACAGCACAAGTCAAGATTATGTTCAATTGTCTGAAGATCGGCGAGCGGCCGTTGCTGATACACCACTATCGATGATCAATGACTTTCGAAGTGAGATTACCATAGATGACGAAGAGCAACCTACACTGGAGATTATTGAAAGCACACATCTACCACGGTCACAAAGAGAGAGAGTTGAACTCCCAACTCCTCCATTACAG CATCGTTTTGCACGACCGGGGCAAGCAGATGTTGAGGAGCATCCTCTTCTGCAACTAATACGTGCTATGCGGTCGCCCACCTCCTTCGAGGATCTAATCGATATTGAAGAGAGGCTCGGATGCATGATGAGAGGAGCAGATGAAAG GATGATCAGATCGACAACCTTTGCTCACAAGTTCATTAAA GGCTCTGCTGGTGAAGACAACAA GTGTACAGTCTGTATGTGTGAATTTGTGGAAAAAGAGGATGTCAG GCGACTGCCGTGCATGCATTTGTATCATGTCGAGTGCATCGACGAATGGCTCAAGCGCAATAGGATCTGCCCTGTCTGCAGAGTACGGATTGATGCACAGTAG
- the LOC134187831 gene encoding cytochrome c oxidase subunit 6A, mitochondrial-like → MASALRLVRVPLRRMSYAKHIEEETRHAAGAMHTWKKISFFVVVPALAYCTYNAYAKEKEHEKHIEEHGRHFIAYPHLRIRTKPFPWGDGNHSLFHNSHSNALPEGYEESEH, encoded by the exons ATGGCGTCTGCACTTCGTCTAGTACGCGTTCCGCTGCGTAGAATGAGCTATGCCAAGCACATTGAAGAAGAAACTCGTCATGCTGCTG GCGCTATGCACACTTGGAAGAAGATCTCGTTCTTTGTGGTAGTGCCTGCGCTGGCCTATTGCACGTACAACGCGTACgcgaaagagaaagaacacgAGAAGCACATAGAAGAGCACGGAAGGCACTTTATTGCCTATCCGCATCTGAGGATCAGAACCAAG CCATTTCCGTGGGGCGATGGAAATCATAGTCTCTTCCACAACTCGCATAGCAATGCTCTTCCCGAAGGTTACGAAGAATCGGAACATTAA
- the LOC134187830 gene encoding uncharacterized protein LOC134187830 yields MNNSKEILVNESMTYGCVANMEPSRVELQIEDGHERLYIPFTSPYSKPPLCMTRELNYGGFYITTMTSVNGIYLWSYVSSNYFPWSESQHWFATFCFGGMQPEASRATSGQRSDTVSTSYVGIPSFWTVFNWEYDGALAMGASLMSCTWNATDEKLIGCGDSKQSYGGVANMDVRNAKLEESGAVLKVTFIRSYAKVPYCFISENQIEKLYYVLEIRAAVDRGAVSFRRTVVGDMKPWSSSTLHSSFTVLCFGVMA; encoded by the coding sequence ATGAATAATTCGAAAGAGATTCTAGTGAACGAGTCGATGACATATGGATGCGTAGCAAATATGGAACCGTCTCGGGTAGAATTGCAGATTGAAGACGGTCATGAACGGTTATATATACCGTTCACGAGCCCCTACTCTAAACCGCCCTTGTGCATGACAAGAGAACTAAATTATGGTGGATTTTATATAACAACTATGACATCTGTAAACGGAATTTATCTTTGGTCGTATGTTTCCTCGAACTATTTTCCTTGGTCTGAATCACAGCATTGGTTTGCCACGTTTTGTTTCGGAGGAATGCAACCAGAAGCATCTCGTGCCACATCGGGTCAACGTTCGGATACTGTGTCAACGTCATACGTCGGTATTCCATCGTTTTGGACCGTATTCAACTGGGAGTACGACGGTGCTTTGGCAATGGGTGCATCGTTGATGTCCTGTACGTGGAACGCGACAGACGAAAAGCTGATTGGATGTGGCGACTCGAAGCAGAGCTATGGAGGAGTGGCCAACATGGACGTGCGAAATGCAAAGCTAGAAGAGAGCGGAGCAGTTCTCAAAGTCACGTTTATTAGATCATACGCCAAAGTGCCTTACTGTTTTATTTCAGAAAACCAAATCGAAAAACTTTACTATGTGCTGGAAATCCGAGCTGCTGTGGACAGAGGGGCGGTTTCATTTCGTCGCACAGTAGTCGGAGACATGAAACCATGGAGCTCATCCACCCTGCACTCTAGCTTCACAGTGTTGTGCTTCGGAGTGATGGCTTAG